Proteins from a single region of Lates calcarifer isolate ASB-BC8 linkage group LG19, TLL_Latcal_v3, whole genome shotgun sequence:
- the e2f2 gene encoding LOW QUALITY PROTEIN: transcription factor E2F2 (The sequence of the model RefSeq protein was modified relative to this genomic sequence to represent the inferred CDS: deleted 1 base in 1 codon) — MMRIPKGVSPASGRPVAVGLPCSQQKMKVLSTGGVKTEFFSTGLSSPPMSTVPAGYFTQICNTAAAEQRANSLYSTPHGPEAKPIRSSSGRLPAKRKLDLEDPLYLPEFRTPKGKGSITARIPSPRTPKSPGERTRYDTSLGLLTKKFVGLIAESPDGVLDLNWATEVLEVQKRRIYDITNVLEGVQLIRKKSKNNIQWLVGDVFEGGAGGGEKACALRKELVDLERAERSLDELIQSSTKQLKQLTEYKDSQRLGYVTYQDIRSIGSLRDQTVIAVKAPAETKLEVPDTAGQGSLQIYLKSKNGPIEVYLCPEEGLEDASPVKSVVTPKKEFPQPLGPPTATPVAPPSYSVKEEPSESNVSTAAPATSSAAASSSSLLDVEGLLGLPPSLLQITEDQLPGTSFTTDPNTPFVSFSPPLTIDDYLWSLEDGEGVSDFFDTYDLGDLL, encoded by the exons ATGATGCGAATCCCTAAAGGCGTCTCTCCGGCATCGGGTCGGCCGGTCGCAGTGGGACTGCCTTGCTCTCAGCAGAAGATGAAGGTTTTGTCCACCGGAGGAGTGAAGACCGAGTTCTTCAGCACCGGACTGTCCAGCCCGCCGATGAGCACGGTACCGGCTGGTTATTTCACCCAAATCTGCAACACCGCCGCGGCCGAACAAAGAGCCAACAGCCTGTACTCAACCCCCCACGGACCAGAGGCTAAACCCATCAGATCATCCTCCGGGCGGCTGCCG GCTAAAAGGAAGCTGGATCTAGAGGACCCTCTTTACCTCCCAGAGTTCCGCACACCAAAAGGCAAAGGCAGCATCACAGCCAGGATACCAAGTCCAAGGA CTCCAAAGTCTCCAGGTGAGCGGACGCGGTATGACACCTCCTTGGGCCTGCTGACCAAGAAGTTTGTGGGTCTGATTGCTGAGTCTCCTGATGGGGTTCTGGACCTGAACTGGGCCACTGAGGTTCTGGAGGTCCAGAAGAGACGCATCTATGACATCACCAATGTCCTAGAGGGAGTCCAGCTGATcagaaaaaagtcaaagaatAACATCCAGTGGCT GGTTGGAGATGTATTTGAGGGTggtgcaggtggaggagagaaggcTTGTGCCCTGAGGAAAGAGCTGGTTGAcctggagagagcagagagatcTCTGGATGAACTGATTCagtccagcaccaaacagctCAAACAGCTCACTGAGTACAAAGACAGTCAGAGAT TGGGCTATGTGACGTACCAGGACATCCGCTCCATCGGCAGTCTACGGGACCAGACAGTCATCGCTGTCAAGGCCCCTGCTGAGACCAAGCTGGAGGTGCCAGACACAGCAGGG CAGGGATCATTACAGATCTATTTAAAGAGTAAGAACGGCCCCATTGAAGTCTACCTCTGTCCAGAAGAGGGTCTTGAAGATGCTAGCCCTGTTAAGAGTGTTGTCACCCCTAAAAAGGAGTTCCCTCAGCCCCTCGGCCCTCCAACTGCAACTCCAGTGGCACCACCAAGTTACAGCGTCAAGGAGGAGCCTTCTGAAT CCAATGTGTCCACAGCAGCTCCAGCCACCTcctcagctgcagcctccagttcctctctgctggacGTAGAGGGTCTGTTGGGTTTGCCCCCCAGCCTGCTCCAGATCACAGAGGACCAGCTTCCTGGCACCTCATTCACCACGGATCCCAACACCCCGTTTGTCAGTTTCTCTCCACCCTTG ACCATCGATGATTACCTCTGGAGCCTGGAGGATGGCGAAGGAGTGTCCGATTTCTTTGACACGTATGATCTTGGGGATCTGTTGTAG
- the id3 gene encoding DNA-binding protein inhibitor ID-3 — translation MKAISPVRSVRSCYKAVCCISEQSLAISRNKHSCLEEPVSALCDMNDCYSKLKELVPSIPQNKSVSQVEILQHVIDYIFDLQIALEAEDTATPEVVLSIKTADLTRNFSKEEGRLCH, via the exons ATGAAAGCTATCAGTCCCGTCCGCTCGGTGAGGAGCTGCTACAAGGCCGTGTGCTGCATTTCGGAGCAGAGTCTCGCCATCAGCCGGAATAAACACTCGTGTCTGGAGGAGCCGGTGAGCGCCCTGTGCGACATGAACGACTGCTACTCCAAACTGAAGGAGCTGGTGCCGAGCATCCCGCAGAACAAGTCGGTCAGCCAGGTGGAGATCCTGCAGCACGTCATCGACTACATCTTCGACCTGCAGATCGCGTTGGAGGCGGAGGACACGGCCACGCCGGAGGTGGTTTTGTCAATAAAG ACTGCGGACCTTACTCGCAATTTCTCCAAAGAAGAAGGGCGGTTGTGCCACTAG